In the genome of Pelagibacterium nitratireducens, one region contains:
- a CDS encoding DUF1761 domain-containing protein has product MDYLNVNWLAVLLAMIASMALGAAWYMVLSRQWIAATGKTTEQIMSGSGGQATPFIWGAVMQLVMAYFLALFTPAIMGEVTVASAVVVGIHVWAGFMLTSMILNHRYQGSSWSLAVIDGGYLLGVMAVQGVVIGLMG; this is encoded by the coding sequence ATGGATTATCTCAATGTGAACTGGCTGGCCGTGCTTTTGGCCATGATTGCCTCAATGGCTCTGGGCGCCGCCTGGTACATGGTCTTGTCCAGGCAATGGATTGCCGCCACCGGCAAGACCACCGAACAGATCATGTCCGGCTCGGGCGGGCAGGCCACGCCCTTTATCTGGGGCGCCGTAATGCAGCTGGTGATGGCCTATTTTCTGGCCCTTTTTACCCCGGCCATCATGGGTGAGGTGACAGTGGCGTCCGCGGTTGTTGTGGGCATCCATGTGTGGGCCGGGTTCATGCTCACCTCGATGATCCTCAACCACCGCTATCAGGGGTCCAGCTGGTCGCTGGCCGTCATCGATGGCGGCTATCTTTTGGGCGTGATGGCTGTCCAGGGCGTGGTGATCGGGCTTATGGGTTAA
- a CDS encoding DUF1674 domain-containing protein produces the protein MREAPKAKRPDPAIARRALEEAKKRRAEIDARTSNAPREVDGRGGLDPARYGDWEIKGISSDF, from the coding sequence ATGCGCGAAGCGCCAAAAGCCAAACGCCCCGATCCCGCAATCGCCAGACGCGCCCTCGAGGAAGCGAAAAAGCGCCGCGCCGAGATCGACGCCAGGACCTCGAACGCGCCGCGCGAAGTCGATGGCCGCGGCGGGCTCGATCCGGCCCGCTACGGCGACTGGGAAATCAAGGGCATTTCCTCGGACTTCTGA
- a CDS encoding RsmB/NOP family class I SAM-dependent RNA methyltransferase, with amino-acid sequence MNETRDLPGLKLRLEAAFHLKSVLEGKPFAPIGPDRLAQSRDRALANRMVTIALRHHGQIDAVFKEVLAKGVPQRAGILEAVLRIAIAQLLWLDDIAAHSAIHLGVESARADKRAGRFDKLVNGVLRSVQRQSEQFQALDGDTLIPGWLAAQWAGTYGADAVARFAEILIQSPPLDLTLKSPDPDLIAVLGGQPVLGETVRLAERDAAVADLAGFAEGKWWVQDVSAALPARLLNAGAGEAILDLCAAPGGKTAQLASAGARVTALDISADRMARVRANLDRLELNAEIVVADALDYAPGPVFDAVLLDAPCSATGTFRRHPEVLLHRNAQGIAERVALQRKMLAHATALLKPGGRLIYCVCSLERGEGEDQLAWVQSSLPELEPSAIAASELDGWDTPLTPQGAVRLTPAMALPNGVGGALDGFFIARFIRKPV; translated from the coding sequence TTGAACGAAACACGCGATCTGCCTGGCCTCAAGCTTCGGCTTGAGGCCGCTTTTCATCTCAAATCGGTCCTGGAGGGCAAGCCGTTCGCCCCCATCGGGCCGGACCGGCTGGCCCAAAGCCGCGACCGGGCGCTGGCCAACCGCATGGTGACCATCGCCCTGCGCCATCATGGACAGATCGATGCCGTTTTTAAAGAGGTGCTCGCCAAGGGCGTTCCCCAGCGGGCCGGCATTTTGGAAGCGGTTCTGCGTATAGCCATCGCGCAATTGTTGTGGCTCGACGATATCGCTGCCCATTCGGCCATCCATCTGGGTGTCGAATCGGCGCGGGCCGACAAGCGGGCCGGTCGGTTCGACAAGCTGGTCAATGGCGTGTTGCGTTCGGTGCAACGCCAGAGCGAACAGTTCCAGGCGCTCGATGGCGATACCCTGATTCCCGGCTGGCTGGCCGCGCAATGGGCCGGCACCTATGGCGCCGATGCCGTGGCGCGCTTTGCCGAAATCCTCATCCAGTCCCCGCCGCTCGATCTGACGCTCAAATCCCCCGATCCCGATCTGATTGCCGTCCTGGGCGGCCAGCCCGTGCTCGGTGAGACCGTGCGCCTTGCAGAACGCGATGCGGCGGTGGCCGATCTTGCCGGCTTTGCAGAGGGAAAATGGTGGGTGCAGGATGTTTCCGCCGCTTTGCCCGCCCGGCTTTTGAACGCTGGCGCCGGCGAAGCCATTCTCGATCTCTGCGCCGCGCCGGGCGGCAAGACCGCTCAATTGGCCTCCGCAGGGGCCAGGGTTACCGCGCTCGATATTTCGGCCGACCGCATGGCCCGCGTCCGGGCCAATCTCGACCGCCTCGAGCTGAACGCGGAGATCGTTGTCGCCGACGCTCTCGATTACGCGCCGGGGCCGGTTTTCGATGCCGTATTGCTCGATGCTCCCTGTTCGGCCACGGGCACGTTCCGCCGTCACCCCGAGGTGCTGTTGCACCGCAACGCCCAGGGCATTGCCGAGCGCGTGGCTTTGCAGCGCAAAATGCTGGCCCACGCCACCGCGCTTCTCAAGCCGGGCGGGCGGCTCATCTATTGCGTGTGCTCGCTCGAGCGCGGCGAGGGTGAAGATCAACTAGCCTGGGTGCAATCGAGCTTGCCCGAACTCGAGCCGTCTGCGATCGCTGCCAGCGAACTTGACGGCTGGGATACGCCCCTCACGCCCCAGGGCGCTGTGCGGCTCACGCCGGCCATGGCGCTGCCCAACGGGGTTGGCGGCGCACTCGATGGCTTTTTCATCGCTCGCTTCATCAGAAAGCCGGTCTGA
- a CDS encoding NAD(P)H-dependent glycerol-3-phosphate dehydrogenase, whose product MSAKIFVIGAGAWGTALAQAARLAGNDVVLVGRDPAAIDEINSAHTLKSYLGAIGLDPYLKAQTGISGIEEADAILMVVPAQATRATLAAIGPEALAGKPVILCAKGLEMATNDRQSQILTELAPAAEPFVLSGPSFAHDVAAGKPTAVTLAGPTIERAEAIGALLASDSFRPYASGDIVGVEMCGALKNVYALGAGAIEGAGLGLSARSAFLARAYAELGRIIAAMGGSEATLSGLAGIGDLALSCTSSQSRNYRFGVALGQGRSVDDIAAAGMGLAEGLFTTPVARAVAERDAIDAPLVGAVDLLISGRARIEAIVPMLMRRPLKREE is encoded by the coding sequence GTGAGCGCTAAGATCTTCGTCATCGGCGCGGGGGCCTGGGGCACCGCTCTGGCACAGGCCGCCCGGCTGGCCGGCAATGATGTCGTGCTGGTCGGCCGCGACCCGGCCGCCATCGATGAAATCAATTCCGCCCATACGCTGAAATCCTATCTCGGCGCCATCGGCCTTGATCCTTATCTCAAGGCCCAGACCGGAATTTCGGGGATCGAAGAGGCCGACGCCATTCTCATGGTGGTGCCTGCCCAGGCGACCCGCGCCACACTTGCTGCGATCGGCCCCGAAGCGCTGGCCGGCAAGCCGGTGATCCTGTGCGCCAAGGGTCTGGAGATGGCGACCAACGACCGCCAGAGCCAGATCCTTACCGAACTCGCCCCGGCTGCGGAGCCCTTCGTTCTTTCCGGCCCGAGCTTTGCCCATGACGTGGCGGCGGGAAAGCCCACGGCGGTTACTTTGGCCGGGCCGACCATCGAGCGCGCCGAGGCGATCGGGGCGCTTTTGGCCTCGGACAGTTTCCGCCCCTATGCCAGCGGCGATATTGTCGGGGTGGAAATGTGCGGCGCGCTTAAGAATGTCTATGCGCTCGGCGCCGGCGCCATCGAGGGCGCCGGGTTGGGTCTTTCCGCCCGCTCGGCCTTTCTGGCCCGGGCCTATGCGGAACTGGGCCGCATAATCGCGGCGATGGGCGGCAGCGAAGCGACGCTTTCGGGTCTCGCCGGTATCGGCGATCTGGCTCTGAGCTGCACGTCGAGCCAATCGCGCAACTACCGTTTTGGCGTGGCGCTGGGGCAGGGCCGCTCTGTCGATGATATTGCGGCTGCGGGCATGGGGTTGGCCGAGGGCCTGTTTACCACCCCTGTCGCCAGGGCCGTGGCCGAACGGGACGCCATAGATGCGCCGCTGGTGGGCGCCGTGGACCTTTTGATTTCAGGCCGGGCCCGGATCGAGGCCATCGTGCCCATGCTGATGAGACGACCACTCAAACGGGAAGAATGA
- a CDS encoding YciI family protein translates to MMFAVTALDKNDHLETRLATRPAHLQFWDDNAASMVLAGPFLDAEGKATGSLMIVKAENQAAAEALVASDPYAEAGLFERVVVRPWNWVINRPETI, encoded by the coding sequence ATGATGTTTGCGGTCACCGCACTCGACAAGAACGACCATCTGGAAACGCGCCTTGCGACGCGCCCGGCCCATCTCCAGTTCTGGGACGATAACGCCGCCTCTATGGTGCTGGCCGGCCCGTTTCTCGACGCCGAGGGCAAGGCGACCGGCTCGCTGATGATCGTTAAGGCTGAAAATCAGGCCGCTGCCGAGGCGCTCGTTGCCAGCGATCCTTATGCCGAGGCCGGCCTGTTCGAGCGCGTCGTCGTCCGCCCCTGGAACTGGGTCATCAACCGGCCGGAGACCATTTGA
- a CDS encoding heparinase II/III family protein, giving the protein MGVFEVLRFGLKRGGMGIADRCVTNPLFSWTWSGAGEIRFVPRLAEFRPADSQTIVEMMEGKYLLSGRMVETGGTSPFAVESDFDDWFADLHGFGWLRHFSAVTDPGQRAFARTLVLDWIARFGAFEAEAWDLFITARRVLNWLKSLSLLFDGATPDQSRAILRSLSIQVQSLKVRAPLVYGPVTRLMVEIALVGAALSESEEPKDLVAHVDGLGALLATVLGDDGLVKNRNPFTQIQILSEIIPVNQALGQRHGHMSAAIGLRIEAMHRALEKLVLGTREPVYANGCGQVPVELVLAITAQSGVRSSGSSLCGGYGILVDGPSKLIADCGLVPPLPFARDAHAGGLSFEYASGSTLVVGNCGPAPAGLSDSGNLFRHTSAHSAPTIDDMSSARVGGGSMAGNALRRRGPEPLMSLDEAENTLELTTGAYRDRYGLDIVRRLTLMGGGQTLVGQDRFVAAGNRSRQQGAFTIRFHLAPGVALERSSGEAFFRLTYRNGEVWAFLWEGAEADIDDSVRHSAYFGLNRTRQIVLHGPARSDTDIAWVFTRQS; this is encoded by the coding sequence ATGGGCGTGTTTGAAGTTTTGCGTTTCGGTCTCAAGCGCGGCGGCATGGGTATTGCCGACCGGTGCGTGACCAATCCCCTGTTTTCCTGGACGTGGTCGGGAGCGGGCGAAATCCGTTTCGTTCCCCGCCTGGCCGAATTCCGGCCGGCCGACTCCCAGACCATTGTCGAGATGATGGAGGGCAAATATCTGCTCTCGGGCCGCATGGTGGAAACCGGCGGCACCTCGCCCTTTGCCGTCGAAAGCGATTTCGACGACTGGTTTGCCGATCTGCACGGCTTTGGCTGGCTGCGCCATTTTTCCGCTGTCACCGACCCCGGCCAGCGGGCCTTTGCCCGCACGCTGGTGCTCGACTGGATCGCCCGGTTCGGCGCGTTCGAGGCCGAGGCCTGGGACCTGTTCATCACGGCGCGGCGGGTGCTCAACTGGCTCAAATCGCTCTCGCTGCTGTTTGACGGCGCAACGCCAGATCAGTCCCGGGCGATCCTGCGCTCGCTTTCGATCCAGGTGCAATCGCTCAAGGTGCGCGCGCCGCTGGTTTACGGGCCGGTCACGCGGCTGATGGTGGAAATCGCGCTGGTCGGGGCTGCATTGAGCGAAAGCGAGGAGCCAAAGGACCTTGTCGCCCATGTGGACGGGCTTGGGGCTCTGCTTGCAACCGTGCTTGGCGATGACGGGCTGGTGAAAAACCGCAATCCCTTCACCCAGATCCAGATCCTTTCCGAGATCATCCCAGTCAATCAGGCCCTCGGCCAGCGGCACGGCCACATGTCGGCTGCCATCGGGCTGCGGATCGAAGCCATGCACCGGGCGCTCGAAAAGCTGGTACTGGGCACGCGCGAGCCGGTCTATGCCAATGGCTGCGGCCAGGTGCCGGTCGAGCTGGTCCTTGCCATCACCGCCCAATCGGGCGTGCGCAGTTCAGGCTCGAGCCTGTGCGGTGGCTATGGCATTCTTGTGGACGGTCCGAGCAAGCTGATTGCCGATTGCGGGCTGGTCCCGCCGCTCCCTTTCGCCCGCGACGCCCATGCGGGGGGCCTCAGTTTCGAATATGCGTCCGGTTCGACGCTGGTGGTGGGCAATTGCGGCCCGGCACCGGCCGGCTTGTCCGACAGCGGCAATCTGTTCCGCCACACATCCGCCCACAGCGCGCCGACCATCGACGACATGTCGAGCGCGCGGGTCGGGGGCGGGTCGATGGCGGGCAACGCCCTGCGCCGGCGCGGCCCGGAGCCGCTGATGTCGCTTGACGAGGCCGAAAACACCCTTGAGTTGACCACTGGCGCCTATCGTGACCGCTACGGGCTCGATATCGTCCGGCGCCTCACCCTGATGGGCGGCGGGCAGACGCTTGTGGGGCAGGACCGGTTCGTTGCGGCGGGGAACCGCTCCCGCCAGCAGGGCGCCTTCACCATCCGCTTCCATCTCGCCCCCGGCGTGGCGTTGGAGCGCTCGAGCGGGGAAGCGTTTTTCAGGCTCACCTATCGCAATGGTGAGGTCTGGGCGTTCCTGTGGGAAGGGGCCGAAGCCGATATCGACGACAGCGTGCGCCATTCGGCCTATTTCGGGCTCAACCGCACGCGACAGATTGTCCTGCACGGCCCGGCCCGCTCCGATACCGACATTGCCTGGGTTTTCACGCGGCAGAGCTAG
- a CDS encoding uroporphyrinogen-III synthase, whose protein sequence is MADRRSVLVTRPRADAERTAAGLAALGLDPIIAPMLEERFTGVALPDATGFAAIALTSANGVRALAAHPQGEEFSALRVYAVGEHTAAEARAAGFDHVSAAEGTLHDLSRTIIADRPSGKILYPAAHHQSGDLAGLLAEAGLTVDMRVLYEMQPATMLPPGLAERLGTGAIDGVVFYSRRTAQIFAGLVASRDYGELRGRIYCLCLSENVAQPLIESHFLRIGLADYPSHEAMMTLALAFARDQISP, encoded by the coding sequence ATGGCTGATCGGCGCAGCGTTCTCGTGACCCGGCCAAGGGCCGATGCCGAGCGGACCGCCGCCGGGCTGGCGGCGCTGGGGCTGGACCCGATTATCGCGCCGATGCTCGAAGAGCGCTTCACCGGCGTCGCGCTTCCCGATGCGACCGGATTTGCCGCAATCGCGCTCACATCGGCCAATGGGGTGCGGGCGCTGGCCGCGCACCCGCAGGGCGAGGAATTCTCGGCGCTCCGGGTCTACGCCGTGGGCGAACACACGGCCGCCGAGGCGCGGGCCGCCGGGTTCGACCATGTCTCGGCTGCCGAGGGCACCCTGCATGACCTCTCCCGGACGATCATCGCCGACCGCCCTTCGGGAAAAATCCTCTATCCCGCAGCGCATCATCAATCGGGCGATCTGGCCGGACTGCTGGCCGAGGCGGGGCTGACCGTCGACATGCGCGTGCTCTATGAAATGCAGCCTGCCACCATGCTGCCGCCGGGTCTGGCCGAACGTCTGGGCACCGGGGCAATCGATGGTGTGGTGTTTTATTCCCGGCGCACGGCGCAGATTTTTGCCGGCCTTGTGGCGTCGCGCGACTATGGCGAGCTCAGGGGGCGTATTTATTGCCTGTGCCTGTCGGAAAACGTGGCCCAACCCCTGATCGAGAGCCATTTCCTGCGCATCGGGCTCGCCGATTACCCCTCGCATGAAGCGATGATGACGCTCGCCTTGGCTTTTGCCCGCGATCAAATCAGTCCATGA
- a CDS encoding EVE domain-containing protein has protein sequence MAYWLFKSEPETWGWDDQVKKSGPEEWGGVRNYQARNNMREMKKGDLGFFYHSVKEKAVVGIVRVANEIHHDSTTDDPRWECVDIEAVKPFKRAVTLDEIKAAPELESMVLVNNSRLSVQPVSEAEWAFICKLGGVEA, from the coding sequence ATGGCATACTGGCTTTTCAAATCCGAACCGGAAACCTGGGGCTGGGACGATCAGGTCAAAAAGAGCGGCCCGGAAGAATGGGGCGGGGTGCGCAACTATCAGGCGCGCAACAATATGCGCGAGATGAAGAAGGGCGATCTGGGCTTTTTCTATCATTCGGTCAAGGAAAAGGCCGTGGTGGGGATCGTGCGCGTCGCCAATGAAATCCATCACGATTCCACCACCGACGACCCGCGCTGGGAATGCGTGGATATCGAGGCGGTCAAACCCTTCAAGCGTGCGGTGACGCTCGACGAGATCAAGGCCGCGCCCGAGCTTGAAAGCATGGTGCTGGTCAACAATTCGCGCCTCTCGGTCCAGCCGGTTTCCGAGGCGGAATGGGCATTCATCTGCAAGCTGGGAGGCGTTGAGGCCTGA
- the htpX gene encoding zinc metalloprotease HtpX: protein MNALRTTILLAGMTALFMGVGYMIGGTGGMALAFLFALGTNAFAYWNSDKMVLSMQGAKEIDPRSAPDLYQMTRRLADNAGLPMPKLYLIATDQPNAFATGRSPDRAVVAVSSGLVKYLDSREVAAVIAHELAHIKNRDTLTMTVTATLAGAISMLAQFGLFFGGARDNNNPLGFVGVIAMVILAPIAAMLVQMAVSRTREYEADKDGAEICGDPMALASALEKISSLSKRTVNEAAQRAPAMAHMYISNPLSGARMDNLFSTHPNVENRIKALTEIASSVRGGGGGQTPRQRVNPIEAKVRPGQNWRTPGTRPRSDDDKPSGPWG, encoded by the coding sequence ATGAATGCTCTGCGCACGACGATTTTGCTTGCCGGCATGACCGCGCTGTTCATGGGTGTTGGTTATATGATCGGCGGGACCGGCGGCATGGCCCTTGCGTTCCTGTTTGCGCTGGGCACCAACGCCTTTGCATACTGGAATTCGGACAAGATGGTGCTCTCGATGCAGGGCGCCAAAGAGATCGATCCGCGCTCGGCGCCCGATCTTTATCAGATGACCCGGCGGTTGGCCGACAATGCCGGTCTGCCCATGCCAAAGCTTTATCTCATTGCAACCGATCAGCCCAACGCGTTCGCCACGGGCCGCAGCCCGGACAGGGCGGTGGTCGCGGTGTCCTCGGGCCTTGTCAAATATCTCGACAGCCGCGAGGTCGCGGCGGTGATCGCGCACGAATTGGCCCATATCAAGAACCGCGACACGCTGACCATGACCGTCACGGCCACGCTGGCGGGTGCCATTTCCATGCTCGCCCAGTTCGGCCTGTTCTTCGGGGGCGCGCGCGACAACAACAACCCGCTTGGGTTTGTCGGTGTCATCGCCATGGTCATACTGGCCCCCATCGCCGCCATGCTCGTGCAGATGGCGGTTTCGCGCACACGTGAATACGAGGCCGACAAGGACGGTGCTGAAATCTGCGGCGATCCCATGGCGCTGGCCAGCGCGCTTGAAAAGATTTCCTCGCTGTCAAAACGCACGGTCAACGAGGCGGCCCAACGGGCGCCGGCCATGGCGCATATGTATATCTCCAACCCGCTCTCGGGTGCCCGCATGGACAATCTGTTTTCCACGCACCCCAATGTGGAAAACCGCATCAAGGCACTGACCGAGATCGCGTCGAGCGTGCGGGGCGGTGGTGGTGGTCAAACGCCGCGCCAGAGGGTAAACCCCATCGAGGCCAAAGTCCGGCCCGGTCAGAACTGGCGCACGCCCGGCACCCGGCCGCGCTCGGATGATGACAAACCGTCGGGTCCCTGGGGATAA
- the tsaD gene encoding tRNA (adenosine(37)-N6)-threonylcarbamoyltransferase complex transferase subunit TsaD codes for MDNDVFVLGIETSCDETAAAIVRRHPDGRGEIVSNIVRSQIDEHKAFGGVVPELAARAHVVHLDAIISRALEEARMDLSQVDAIAATAGPGLIGGVLVGLTTGKALAAASGKPLVAVNHLEGHALTARLTDEVKFPYLMLLVSGGHSQIVLVRGVGDYERWGSTIDDALGEAFDKAAKLLGLGYPGGPEVEKAAANGDPARFDLPRPLLREKRLDFSFSGLKTALRLAAESVAPVTDTDIADLCASFQAAVTDIVAVRSRQALERLTTENPDIAPIYVVAGGVAANKAIGTALREVAAQTGAHLVIPPPALCTDNGAMIAWAGAERLALGLVDGFEVAARPRWPLDELGRGAA; via the coding sequence ATGGATAACGATGTTTTCGTTTTGGGGATCGAGACCAGCTGCGACGAAACCGCGGCAGCCATCGTCCGGCGCCACCCGGACGGGCGCGGCGAGATCGTTTCCAATATCGTGCGTAGCCAGATCGACGAGCACAAGGCCTTTGGCGGGGTGGTGCCCGAGTTGGCGGCCCGCGCCCATGTCGTCCATCTCGATGCCATCATTTCGCGCGCGCTCGAAGAGGCCCGAATGGATCTCTCACAGGTCGATGCCATCGCCGCCACGGCCGGTCCGGGGCTGATCGGCGGCGTGCTCGTGGGGCTGACCACCGGCAAGGCACTGGCCGCCGCGAGCGGCAAGCCCCTGGTTGCCGTCAACCATCTCGAGGGCCACGCGCTGACCGCCCGGCTGACCGACGAAGTCAAATTCCCCTATCTGATGCTGCTCGTGTCAGGCGGGCATTCCCAGATCGTTCTGGTCAGGGGTGTCGGCGATTATGAGCGCTGGGGTTCGACCATCGACGACGCGCTGGGAGAGGCCTTCGACAAGGCGGCAAAGCTCCTGGGTCTGGGCTATCCCGGTGGCCCGGAGGTCGAAAAGGCGGCCGCAAACGGCGATCCAGCCCGATTCGATCTGCCGCGCCCCTTGCTGAGGGAAAAACGCCTCGATTTTTCCTTTTCGGGGCTCAAGACCGCCCTGCGGCTGGCCGCCGAATCGGTGGCGCCGGTCACCGACACCGATATTGCCGATCTGTGCGCCAGCTTTCAGGCCGCCGTCACCGATATCGTTGCCGTCCGCTCAAGACAGGCGCTTGAGCGCCTCACAACCGAAAATCCCGACATCGCTCCCATCTATGTGGTGGCCGGTGGCGTTGCCGCCAACAAGGCAATCGGCACCGCTCTGCGCGAGGTCGCGGCCCAGACCGGCGCGCATCTGGTCATCCCGCCGCCTGCTTTGTGCACCGACAATGGCGCGATGATCGCCTGGGCGGGGGCCGAACGGTTGGCCCTGGGGCTTGTCGACGGGTTCGAGGTGGCGGCCCGCCCGCGCTGGCCGCTCGATGAACTGGGGCGGGGTGCGGCGTGA
- the hemC gene encoding hydroxymethylbilane synthase, with amino-acid sequence MTSTPVFTIGTRGSPLAVRQAEEVRDRLVAINGLEPDAIAIKVIKTSGDIILDRPLSEVGGKGLFTKEIEKALADSEIDIAVHSAKDVATEIDPLFALPAFLPREDVRDAFLSLIAKSPDHLPEGAVIGSSSLRRRAQMKRFRPDFRTVEFRGNVQTRLKKLADGVADATLLALAGLNRLGEAHRVTHTLDVAHFPPAPAQGAIVIETRAEDGAANQLVEVLDDADTRKRVEAERAFLKVLDGSCRTPIAALTTLDEGRLTLFGQILSPDGAEVYENEIAGDADQGRDLGTRLGEKLLTAAGPDFIERLKQGQYG; translated from the coding sequence TTGACGTCCACCCCCGTTTTCACCATCGGCACACGCGGTTCGCCCCTTGCGGTCCGGCAGGCCGAGGAGGTCCGCGACCGTCTGGTCGCCATCAACGGGCTGGAGCCTGACGCCATCGCGATAAAGGTCATCAAGACCAGCGGCGACATCATTTTGGACCGCCCGCTCTCTGAAGTGGGCGGCAAGGGGCTGTTCACCAAGGAGATCGAAAAGGCGCTGGCCGATAGCGAGATCGATATCGCCGTCCATTCGGCCAAGGACGTGGCGACCGAAATCGACCCCCTGTTCGCCCTGCCCGCTTTTCTGCCGCGCGAGGATGTGCGCGATGCTTTCCTGTCCCTCATCGCCAAGAGCCCTGACCATCTGCCCGAGGGCGCGGTGATCGGCTCGTCCTCCCTGCGTCGTCGCGCGCAGATGAAGCGGTTCCGGCCCGATTTCCGGACGGTCGAATTTCGCGGCAATGTGCAGACGCGGCTCAAAAAGCTCGCTGACGGCGTGGCCGATGCAACGCTTCTTGCCCTGGCCGGGCTCAACCGGCTGGGCGAGGCGCACCGGGTGACCCATACGCTCGATGTCGCCCATTTCCCCCCCGCTCCGGCCCAAGGGGCGATCGTTATCGAAACCCGCGCCGAGGACGGGGCGGCCAACCAGCTGGTCGAAGTGCTTGACGATGCCGATACCCGCAAGCGGGTGGAAGCGGAACGGGCCTTCCTCAAGGTGCTCGACGGTTCATGCCGCACCCCGATTGCTGCACTAACGACCCTAGATGAGGGCAGGCTGACCCTGTTCGGGCAGATCCTTTCGCCCGACGGCGCGGAAGTTTACGAAAACGAGATCGCCGGTGACGCCGATCAGGGGCGCGATCTGGGGACCCGGCTGGGCGAAAAGCTGCTGACCGCCGCCGGGCCGGATTTTATCGAACGGCTCAAGCAGGGCCAGTATGGCTGA